The sequence TCACGGTACGCCGAACCCACAGCGGAATATGGAAATGAACAAAACCCTGCATCACCACCTGCCCGGCCAGCGTGCCGACCACGGTCGAGGAGAGTCCCGCCGCCACCAGGCTCAGGCCGAAAATGGTCGCCGCCGCCTGGCCCAATAACGGTTCCAGCGTCAGATAGGCGCGATCCAGATCGGCAATATCCTGATTGCCGCTAAAATGGAACGCCGCGGCGGCCGTCGCCATCATCGCCAGATTGACGAACCCGGCTATCGTCATGGCTATCGCCACGTCCACTTTAGTTGCCGCATAACGTTGCGCGCGGGTATGTTTACCCTCGCGCTGCGTCAGGGAAGAATGCAGGTAAATAACATGAGGCATGATGGTTGCGCCCAGCACGCCCGCCGCCAGAAAGACGGCGTCGGACGTCGGCAGGCTGGGGAGCGCCATCCCTTTGGCCAGCGCCGCCATTTCCGGACGCGAAAATACCAGCTCGACGATGTAGGCCGCCGCCACAAACAGCAACAGGCCGCCAATCACCATTTCCAGCGGCTTCTGCCCGCGACTTTGCAGCATGAGAATCAGAAAGGTGGCGATACCGGTCAGGATGGCGCCCTCAAGCAGAGAGACCCCCAGCAGCAGTTTAAAACCGATGGCCGCCCCGATAAATTCAGCCAGATCGGTGGCCATGGCGATAATCTCCGCTTGCACCCAGTAGGCCCAGACCACGGGCCGCGGAAAACGATCGCGAATCAGTTCAGCCAGGTTTTTACCGGTGGCGATTCCCAGCTTGGCCGACAGCAATTGGATCAGCATCGCCATGATATTGGCCCAGACCACCACCCACAGCAGGGTATAGCCATAGGCGGCGCCGGACTGGATATTGGTCGCAAAGTTACCCGGATCGATGTAACCGATCGCCGCGATAAAGGCCGGTCCCATCAAAGAAAGCTTTATCTTTCTCGATCTACGGCTGGCTGACTCGACGACACGGCTATCCGGCATAATATGCCCCTTCTAACGCTGTTGTTTTACTACCCTTACATAAACGATAATGATTATCAAGCGCATTTATAGCGGCAGTGCCGATTCTTCTGATAGCCTAAGATGATGATTCATACAGAAAATAAAAAACACCTTTTTATATCAATCAACATTAATACAGTATAAACAAAAAACCCCACGCCGGAGCATGGGGTTTGCAGCAAGGTAAATTGAATAAAACCCAATCACTCTTTCGCTTTAGATACCGCCACCATCGCCGGGCGCAGCAAACGTCCGTTCAACGTGTAGCCTTTTTGCATCACCAGCATTACGTGATTAGGCTGATGATCGGCTGATTCCAGCATCGTCATCGCCTGGTGGACTTCCGGGTTAAAGGGAACGTTAACCTCTTCAATCACTTCGATACCGAACTTGCGCACCGCATCCAGCAGCGATTTGAGCGTCAGTTCGACGCCTTCAATCACCGGCGCCAGCGCCTCGTTGGATTTATCAGCCGTATCCAGCGCACGTTCAAGGTTGTCAATCACCGGCAACATTTCGCTGGCGAACTTCTCGACGGCGAACTTATGCGCCTTTTCGACGTCCATTTCCGCCCGGCGACGGATATTGTCGGCTTCGGCGCGGGCGCGCAGTACATTATCGCGCTCACGCTGTTGCAGCTCGTTCAATTGCGCCGTCAACTCGGCGATACGCTCATCACGCGGGTCGGTCGAGCCCGACTCGGCTTCCGCTTGTTGCCCTTTTGCCGTCTCCGTTTGATCCAAGACTTGCTCGTCGGGCGTATTCTGTTCTTTACTACTCATGAAATTCTCCGCGTTTTAGCATTAATCCCGCTAGTTGCTTATTATGGGGATCAAAACCGGGGATTCAAGGGAATCAGTCACATATTGGCTGCAACCCGCTCCGGGCACATCACGCTGAGGATAACGACAGCAATGAATAAACCGTTTAATTGCATTGGCATAGTCGGCCACCCGCGCCATCCCACCGCGCTGGCGACCCACGAAATGCTCTATCATTGGCTGACCGGCAAAGGTTATTCGGTATTGATTGAACAGCAGATCGCCCGCGATCTGAACCTGAAGGATGCCCGTACCGCCAGCCTGGCCGATATCGGGCAACAGGCCGATCTGGCGGTAGTGGTTGGCGGCGACGGCAATATGCTGGGGGCGGCGCGGGTATTATCGCGCTATGACATTCAGGTTATCGGCGTTAACCGCGGCAATCTCGGATTCCTGACCGATCTGGATCCCGACCACGCGCAGCAGCAGTTATCCGAAGTATTGAACGGCCGTTATCTGAGCGAACGCCGCTTTATGCTGGAAGCGCATATCTGCCGTGCCGATCAGCCCAGCAGCATTAGCACCGCCATTAATGAAGTGGTGCTGCATCCCGGCAAAGTGGCGCACATGATCGAATTTGAAGTCTATATCGATAACAACTTTGCCTTCTCGCAACGTTCGGACGGACTGATTATCTCCACGCCGACCGGCTCTACCGCCTATTCACTATCCGGCGGCGGCCCGATCCTCACGCCCTCGCTGGATGCCATCGCCATCGTGCCGATGTTTCCCCATACGCTCTCGGCCCGGCCGCTGGTCATCAACAGCAGCAGCACCATCCGGTTAAAATTTTCCCATATCACCAGCGATCTGGAGATCAGCTGCGACAGCCAGATTTCACTGCCGATACAGCAAAAGGAAGAGGTGCTGATTCGCCGCAGCGAATACTGCCTTAACCTGATACATCCTGAAAATTACAGTTACTTCAATACATTAAGCACAAAACTCGGCTGGTCTAAAAAATTATTCTAAAATTTTCACTCACTGCTTTACTGTATATAAAACCAGTTTATACTGTATGCAATTACACCTTGTTATTACATACAGGAAATTATCATGCTGGCGCAACTCACTATCAGTAACTTCGCCATCGTGCGCGAATTGGAAATAGATTTTCAGTCAGGAATGAGCGTCATCACCGGGGAAACCGGCGCCGGTAAATCCATTGCGATTGATGCTCTCGGCCTGTGTCTGGGAAACCGTTCCGACGCCAGCATGGTAAGGCCGGAAGCCGCCCGCGCGGATATCTGCGCCCGTTTCTCGCTGGCCGATACGCTCGCCGCCCGCCGGTGGCTGGAACAAAACCAGTTGGATGACGGCAATGAGTGTCTGTTACGCCGGGTGATTGGCGCCGACGGCCGCTCCCGCGGTTTTATCAACGGCACCGCGGTGCCGCTCTCGCAACTGCGCGAACTCGGCCAGCATCTGATTCAACTGCACGGCCAGCACGCCCATCAATTACTGCTCAGACCCGACCACCAGAAACATCTGCTGGATGCCTACGCGGATGAACCCCTGTTGCTTGGCGCCATGCGGCAAATCTGGCAGCAGTGGCACCAGAGCTGCCGGGCGCTGGCGCAGTTGCAGCAGGCCGCCATCGAGCGGGAGGCGCGACGCGAGCTGCTGCAATACCAGTTGAAAGAGCTGAACGAGTTTGCCCCCCAGCCCGGCGAATACGAACAGATTGACGCCGAGTACAAGCGTCTGGCGAACAGCGGACAGCTACTGGCGCTTAGCCAGCAGACGTTACAGCTGCTCAGCGATGACGAAGAGCAAAACATGCTCGGCATGCTGCACGGCGTCAAGCATCGGCTCGGCGAGTTGGTCGCCATGGACGATAAGCTGTCCGGCGTACTTTCCATGCTGGAGGAAGCGGGGATCCAAATCAGCGAAGCCAACGATGAGCTGCGCCACTACAGCGAACAAATGGATCTCGATCCGATCCGGCTATACGAACTTGAGCAACGGCTATCCCGCCAGTTATCGCTGGCGCGTAAACATCATGTGCCGCCGGAAGGGTTGCCGACACTCCATCAACAGCTATTGGAAGAGCAGCAGCTACTGGATCAGCAGGAAAACGATCACCACGCCCTGAGTCGCGCCGTAAGCGAATATCATCAACAGGCGCTGCATATCGCCGAGCAATTGCACGTTCGTCGGCAGCATCACGCCGGTGAACTGGCTCAGCTCATCACCGCCAATATGCACGATCTGGCGATGCCGCACGGGCGCTTCACCATTGAGGTAAAGTTTACCCCCGAGCATTTAACGGCCAGCGGCGCGGACAGCATTGAGTTTTGCGTCACCACCAATCCCGGCCAACCGCATCAGCCGTTGTCCAAGGTGGCGTCAGGCGGGGAACTTTCCCGTATCGCGCTGATCATTCAAGTTATTACCGCGAGAAAAATGGATACACCGGCGCTGATCTTTGATGAGGTCGACGTGGGGATCAGCGGCCCGACCGCGGCGATTGTCGGCAAAATGCTGCGCCAGCTCGGCGAATCGACACAGGTGATGTGCGTCACCCACCTGCCTCAGGTCGCGGGCTGCGGTCATCAGCACTTCTTCGTCAGCAAACAGACCGACGGCGCGGAAACGGAAACGCTGATGCAACCGCTGGACAAACGCGCCCGGTTACAGGAACTGGCGCGCCTGCTAGGCGGCAGCGCCGTGACCAAAAATACCCTGGCGAACGCCAAAGAACTGTTGGCCGCGTAAACCCACGCCCCACGGACGGGGCCAGTCATTCCCCGTCCCCATATTTTAAACCGTCCGAAGAGATAGCCCGCTATATCAAAAAATCCCAACTTTTTTGCTTTCCCGGGGTCATACTGGGGTCTTGCAGGTTTTCAATTCAGGCAAGGTCTATTATCATCGTCAACCTATGCCCTTAAGGAATATAATCACTATGCGCTGTAAAACGCTGACCGTCGTCGCTGCGGTGGTTGTTATGCTGACTGCCGGCTGTTCCACGTTAGAGAAAGTGGTTTATCGGCCAGACATCAATCAGGGAAACTATCTGGCGCCGGGCGATGTCGCCAAAATTCATACCGGAATGACCAAACAGCAGGTCGCTTACACACTGGGAACGCCGATGATGCAGGATCCCTTCGGCAGCGATACCTGGTTTTACGTATTCCGCCAACAGCCTGGTCATGAGTCCGTAAAACAACAAACCCTGACGCTGACGTTTAATAGCGGCGGCGTATTAACCAATATCGATAACAAAGCCGCGCTGAATTAATCTGGCGCCGGGCGCCTTATTTTTTTGCGCGCTCGGCGCGCTGTCGACGCAGCTCTTTCGGGTCGGCAATCAGCGGGCGGTAGATCTCGACGCGATCGCCATCGTTAAGAATATCGCTCAGTTTTACCGTTCTGCTGTAGATACCGACCTTGTTGCTCTGCAGATCAATGTCTGCCCGTAGCTCCAGCAGACCGGATGCCGCAATCGCCTGTTCGACCGAGCTGCCTTGCGCTAACGTTACCGTGCGCAAATATTGCCGTTCCGGTAACGCATAAACCACCTCCACGCGGATATCAGGCACTGTAAACCTCTTTGGCGCGCTGCGTGAACGCCTGCACCATATTTCCCGCCATCTCTTTGAAAACTTTGCCGAAAGCGATTTCAATCATCGCATTGGTGAATTCAAAATCAAGGTGCAGTTCCACCTTGCAGGCATCATTGCTCAGCGGTGTGAAATGCCAGTCGCCGCTTAGTTGACGAAAAGGCCCACCTACCAGTTGCATATTAATATTCTGGTTATTGGTCAGGGTATTGCGCGTGGTAAATGTCTTGCGGATCCCCGCTTTGGAAACATCAACGGCGGCGGTCATTTCGTCCGGCGTAGCAGACAGCACCCGGCTACCGGTACAACCCGGTAAAAAAGCAGGATACGAAGAGACATCATTAACCAACCGGTACATCTGTTCCGCGCTGAACGGCACCAGAGCAGAACGACTTATTTTGGGCATACAATTTTCCGTGATTCATAAAACGCGCAAAATAATAGCACCGATATGCCGACAGATAAAAATTCTGCGCGCACTATCGCACAATATCATTAACAATAGCGCAGACGCATGGCGGGGATTTCATTCCCTTTTACATCCGGTATAATGACGGCACTATGACAAAGAAAAAAGCGTACAAACCCGGCTCCGCCACCATTGCGCAAAACAAACGCGCCCGCCACGAGTACTTCATTGAAGAAGAATTTGAGGCCGGTCTTTCGTTGCAAGGTTGGGAAGTAAAATCACTGCGTGCGGGCAAAGCCAATATCAGCGACAGCTACGTAACATTTATAAGCGGCGAAGCGTATCTGTTTGGCGCCACCATCACGCCGCTTAACGTTGCCTCTTCACATGTTGTCTGTGACCCGACGCGTACACGTAAACTGTTACTCAACAAACGGGAACTCGATTCTCTGATAGGGCGCGTCAGCCGTGAAGGCTACACCGTGGTGGCCCTATCAATGTACTGGAAAAACGCCTGGAGCAAAGTCAAAATTGGCGTAGCGAAAGGCAAGAAAGATCACGACAAGCGTGATGACATCAAAGAGCGTGAATGGAAATTAGACAAAGCCCGTATCATGAAGAACGCAAACCGCTAAGCCGGTGGCTTAAGTGATATAAGTTCTGGTATACTGGCGACAGTTTCTTGGGGGCTGATTCTGGATTCGACGGGATTTGCAAAGCCCAAGGTGCATGCCGAGGGGCGGTTGGCCTCGTAAAAAGCCGCAAAAAAATAGTCGCAAACGACGAAAACTACGCCCTAGCAGCTTAATAACCTGCTAAGAGCCCTCTCTCCCTAGCCTCCGCTCTTAGGACGGGGATCAAGAGAGGTCAAACCCAAAAGAGATCGCGTGGATGTCCTGCCTGGGGCTGAAGCGTTAAATTCAATCAGGCTAGTTTGTCAATGGCGTGTCTGTCCGCAGTTGGCCGGCGAATGTAAAGACTAGACTAAGCATGTAGTGCCGACGGTAGAGTAATTCCGGACGGGGGTTCAAATCCCCCCAGCTCCACCAATTTAGACACCGGTTATTACCAGATAAGGCCGGTGAAGTATGAAAAAACCGCATGGCGCAAGCCCTGCGGTTTTTTTTACGTCTGCTGGGTGCGGATACTATGGCGATCCTGTGACTTCCACAACTTTTAGGTACCCGAAAGGCAAGTACCCATCCAATGGGTACCTAAATGATGGAGGTATCTATGGCACGGTTAACAAAACGCCTCACCGATACGGAGATCAAAGCCGCCAAGCCACAGGATGCGGATTACACACTGCATGACGGCGACGGTCTGCAACTGCTAATTAAAAGCAGCGGCAGGAAGGTCTGGCAGATGCGCGACTACCGGCCTTTAACCAAAAAGCGCGCCAAACTGATTTTCGGGCCTTATCCCGAAGTCACTTTGGCAACGCCGTACAGCGGTCCGCGTCCTGCTGGTAAAAGATATTGACCCTTATGAACACCAGCTTTCATTGCGCAAGCAAGCGCTGGAAGCCGAAGCATCGCCCTCCGCGGCAT comes from Brenneria nigrifluens DSM 30175 = ATCC 13028 and encodes:
- a CDS encoding Nramp family divalent metal transporter; this translates as MPDSRVVESASRRSRKIKLSLMGPAFIAAIGYIDPGNFATNIQSGAAYGYTLLWVVVWANIMAMLIQLLSAKLGIATGKNLAELIRDRFPRPVVWAYWVQAEIIAMATDLAEFIGAAIGFKLLLGVSLLEGAILTGIATFLILMLQSRGQKPLEMVIGGLLLFVAAAYIVELVFSRPEMAALAKGMALPSLPTSDAVFLAAGVLGATIMPHVIYLHSSLTQREGKHTRAQRYAATKVDVAIAMTIAGFVNLAMMATAAAAFHFSGNQDIADLDRAYLTLEPLLGQAAATIFGLSLVAAGLSSTVVGTLAGQVVMQGFVHFHIPLWVRRTVTMLPSFVVIWSGMDPTRVLVLSQVVLSFGIALALVPLLSFTGNRELMGSMVNGRLVQNSGKAIVFIVVALNAYLLVSTAFGL
- the grpE gene encoding nucleotide exchange factor GrpE, translating into MSSKEQNTPDEQVLDQTETAKGQQAEAESGSTDPRDERIAELTAQLNELQQRERDNVLRARAEADNIRRRAEMDVEKAHKFAVEKFASEMLPVIDNLERALDTADKSNEALAPVIEGVELTLKSLLDAVRKFGIEVIEEVNVPFNPEVHQAMTMLESADHQPNHVMLVMQKGYTLNGRLLRPAMVAVSKAKE
- the nadK gene encoding NAD(+) kinase, giving the protein MNKPFNCIGIVGHPRHPTALATHEMLYHWLTGKGYSVLIEQQIARDLNLKDARTASLADIGQQADLAVVVGGDGNMLGAARVLSRYDIQVIGVNRGNLGFLTDLDPDHAQQQLSEVLNGRYLSERRFMLEAHICRADQPSSISTAINEVVLHPGKVAHMIEFEVYIDNNFAFSQRSDGLIISTPTGSTAYSLSGGGPILTPSLDAIAIVPMFPHTLSARPLVINSSSTIRLKFSHITSDLEISCDSQISLPIQQKEEVLIRRSEYCLNLIHPENYSYFNTLSTKLGWSKKLF
- the recN gene encoding DNA repair protein RecN produces the protein MLAQLTISNFAIVRELEIDFQSGMSVITGETGAGKSIAIDALGLCLGNRSDASMVRPEAARADICARFSLADTLAARRWLEQNQLDDGNECLLRRVIGADGRSRGFINGTAVPLSQLRELGQHLIQLHGQHAHQLLLRPDHQKHLLDAYADEPLLLGAMRQIWQQWHQSCRALAQLQQAAIEREARRELLQYQLKELNEFAPQPGEYEQIDAEYKRLANSGQLLALSQQTLQLLSDDEEQNMLGMLHGVKHRLGELVAMDDKLSGVLSMLEEAGIQISEANDELRHYSEQMDLDPIRLYELEQRLSRQLSLARKHHVPPEGLPTLHQQLLEEQQLLDQQENDHHALSRAVSEYHQQALHIAEQLHVRRQHHAGELAQLITANMHDLAMPHGRFTIEVKFTPEHLTASGADSIEFCVTTNPGQPHQPLSKVASGGELSRIALIIQVITARKMDTPALIFDEVDVGISGPTAAIVGKMLRQLGESTQVMCVTHLPQVAGCGHQHFFVSKQTDGAETETLMQPLDKRARLQELARLLGGSAVTKNTLANAKELLAA
- the bamE gene encoding outer membrane protein assembly factor BamE; the protein is MRCKTLTVVAAVVVMLTAGCSTLEKVVYRPDINQGNYLAPGDVAKIHTGMTKQQVAYTLGTPMMQDPFGSDTWFYVFRQQPGHESVKQQTLTLTFNSGGVLTNIDNKAALN
- a CDS encoding RnfH family protein; this translates as MPDIRVEVVYALPERQYLRTVTLAQGSSVEQAIAASGLLELRADIDLQSNKVGIYSRTVKLSDILNDGDRVEIYRPLIADPKELRRQRAERAKK
- a CDS encoding type II toxin-antitoxin system RatA family toxin: MPKISRSALVPFSAEQMYRLVNDVSSYPAFLPGCTGSRVLSATPDEMTAAVDVSKAGIRKTFTTRNTLTNNQNINMQLVGGPFRQLSGDWHFTPLSNDACKVELHLDFEFTNAMIEIAFGKVFKEMAGNMVQAFTQRAKEVYSA
- the smpB gene encoding SsrA-binding protein SmpB produces the protein MTKKKAYKPGSATIAQNKRARHEYFIEEEFEAGLSLQGWEVKSLRAGKANISDSYVTFISGEAYLFGATITPLNVASSHVVCDPTRTRKLLLNKRELDSLIGRVSREGYTVVALSMYWKNAWSKVKIGVAKGKKDHDKRDDIKEREWKLDKARIMKNANR